In one window of Photorhabdus laumondii subsp. laumondii DNA:
- a CDS encoding LysR family transcriptional regulator — protein MDRITAAQVFTIIVEQGSMIAASERLDMSRAMVSRYLAEMEKWAGVRLLHRTTRKISLTSAGEIAYQRSRKLLQLSEEIPVHQPVEAQELSGLLRISSSQSLAVSALSVAIPEFMQIYPQIAIDMQISNKAINLVEERIDLALRITNNLEPNLIARPLSTCHSVVCAAPCYLAGKMLPQKPADLALHNCMTYNFFGKSLWLFEHRGEKYSVPVSGTLSANESMVLMEATLQGAGIAMQPYYSVASHLASGKLIQLLPEYRPQAMGIYGIYASRQNMPATLRALLDFLVQWFASSPYWQALMLKS, from the coding sequence ATGGATAGAATCACTGCTGCGCAAGTGTTCACTATAATTGTAGAACAAGGCAGCATGATTGCTGCATCGGAACGGTTAGATATGTCGCGGGCAATGGTATCCCGTTATTTGGCTGAAATGGAAAAATGGGCGGGGGTACGTCTGTTACATCGTACAACGAGAAAGATCAGCCTGACATCAGCAGGAGAGATCGCCTATCAGCGCAGTCGTAAGTTATTGCAATTGTCGGAAGAGATACCAGTTCATCAACCAGTAGAAGCGCAGGAGCTGAGTGGTCTTTTGCGGATAAGCAGTTCTCAATCTCTGGCAGTAAGCGCGTTGTCTGTGGCGATTCCTGAGTTTATGCAGATTTATCCTCAGATAGCGATTGATATGCAAATAAGCAATAAGGCAATAAATTTGGTCGAGGAGCGGATAGATTTAGCGTTACGCATCACGAATAATCTGGAACCCAATTTGATCGCCAGACCGTTATCGACATGTCATTCTGTGGTTTGTGCCGCCCCTTGTTATCTGGCGGGAAAAATGCTCCCGCAAAAGCCTGCGGATTTAGCCTTGCATAACTGTATGACTTATAACTTTTTTGGTAAAAGTCTTTGGTTATTTGAACATCGAGGGGAAAAATATTCTGTTCCTGTTAGCGGTACTTTGAGTGCCAATGAATCGATGGTGTTAATGGAAGCAACATTGCAAGGTGCGGGAATCGCTATGCAACCTTATTATTCTGTTGCTTCGCATTTGGCGTCAGGAAAATTGATTCAGTTGTTGCCAGAATATCGACCTCAAGCGATGGGAATTTATGGTATTTATGCCAGCCGTCAAAATATGCCAGCAACGCTGAGGGCATTACTGGATTTTCTGGTTCAATGGTTTGCTTCTTCTCCGTACTGGCAAGCCCTAATGCTGAAAAGCTGA
- the lpcA gene encoding D-sedoheptulose 7-phosphate isomerase, translating into MYQDLIRSELNEAADTLAKFLSDDANIEAIQKAAVLLADSFKVGGKVLSCGNGGSHCDAMHFAEELTGRYRENRPGYPAIAISDVSHLSCVSNDFGYEFVFSRYIEAVGKEGDVLLGISTSGNSGNIIKAVEAARLKGMKVITLTGKDGGKMAGTADVEIRVPHFGYADRIQEIHIKVIHILIQLIEKEMVKA; encoded by the coding sequence ATGTATCAAGACTTGATCCGTAGTGAATTGAACGAAGCCGCGGATACGCTGGCAAAGTTTTTAAGTGACGATGCAAATATTGAAGCAATTCAAAAAGCAGCAGTATTGCTGGCTGATTCATTTAAAGTGGGTGGCAAGGTACTGTCCTGCGGTAATGGGGGTTCGCATTGTGATGCGATGCATTTTGCCGAAGAATTAACAGGTCGTTACCGCGAGAATCGTCCTGGCTATCCAGCGATTGCGATTTCTGATGTCAGTCATCTTTCCTGCGTCAGTAATGATTTCGGGTATGAATTTGTTTTTTCTCGTTATATAGAAGCGGTAGGGAAAGAGGGCGATGTATTACTGGGTATCTCTACTTCCGGTAATTCCGGTAATATTATCAAAGCAGTTGAAGCTGCCCGCTTAAAAGGCATGAAAGTCATTACGTTGACAGGCAAGGATGGCGGTAAAATGGCAGGAACCGCTGATGTGGAAATTCGTGTCCCGCATTTTGGTTATGCAGATCGTATTCAGGAAATTCATATCAAAGTTATTCATATCCTGATTCAACTTATTGAAAAAGAGATGGTTAAAGCTTGA
- the fadE gene encoding acyl-CoA dehydrogenase FadE has translation MTTLSIILFLVLIGILCYHKVNLSLSSLLLLVYTVLMGAIDAWSYWMLLPMAIILFPLNFAPMRHSLLTVPALKAFRKVMPSLSRTEKEALDAGTTWWEGELFRGKPDWKKLHDYPRPQLTAEEQAFLDGPVEEACRMTNDFQISHELADLPPELWRYLKEHRFFAMIIKKEYGGLEFSAYAQARVLQKLAGASGILAITVGVPNSLGPGELLQHYGTEEQKNRYLPGLARGEEIPCFALTSPEAGSDAGSIPDTGVVCMGEWQGEQILGMRLTWNKRYITLAPIATVLGLAFKLSDPDHLLGDTEELGITCALIPTNVPGVEIGHRHFPLNIPFQNGPTRGKDIFVPIDYIIGGPKMAGQGWRMLVECLSVGRGITLPSNATGGLKSVAMAIGAYSYIRRQFKMPIGKMEGIEEPLARIAGNTYLMDAASTLATTGIMLGEKPSVLSAIVKYHCTHRGQRSIIDAMDIAGGKGICLGPSNFLARAYQGAPIAITVEGANILTRNMIIYGQGAIRCHPYVLDEMAAVENNRIKDFDKALFSHLGHVASNTLRSFWLGLTNGRTSSTPVNDATRRYYQQLNRLSTNLALLSDVAMGVLGGSLKRRERVSARLGDVLSQTYLASATLKRYEDEGRQKEDLPLVQWAVQDSLYQAEQAIDNLLSNFPNRLVAGLMRVIVFPLGRVHSAPSDHLDHKLAQILQQPSATRDRIGRGQYLTPNEHNPHGLLEEALHDIIAAEPIHARLSREAGKRLGFTRLDKLAEQALAERKITPDEAAILKRAEASRLRSINVDEFEPEALAVPARVEKLRTEAA, from the coding sequence ATGACCACATTGAGTATTATTCTATTCTTAGTCTTGATTGGGATACTTTGCTATCACAAAGTCAATCTCAGTCTCAGCAGCCTACTGCTCCTTGTCTATACCGTCCTGATGGGCGCTATTGATGCATGGAGCTACTGGATGTTGTTACCAATGGCCATTATTCTGTTCCCGCTGAATTTTGCGCCAATGCGCCACTCCTTACTGACTGTTCCGGCCTTAAAAGCCTTCCGTAAAGTAATGCCAAGTCTATCTCGCACGGAAAAAGAAGCTCTTGATGCAGGAACTACCTGGTGGGAAGGCGAGCTGTTCCGCGGTAAACCCGACTGGAAAAAATTGCATGACTATCCAAGGCCTCAGCTAACCGCTGAAGAACAAGCATTTCTGGATGGCCCGGTAGAAGAAGCTTGCCGCATGACCAATGATTTCCAGATAAGCCATGAACTTGCTGATTTACCACCTGAGTTATGGCGTTACCTGAAAGAACACCGCTTCTTTGCCATGATCATTAAAAAAGAGTATGGCGGTCTGGAATTCTCAGCCTATGCACAGGCACGAGTCCTGCAAAAATTGGCGGGGGCATCCGGCATTTTGGCAATCACCGTAGGTGTACCTAACTCTCTCGGCCCAGGTGAATTGTTACAGCATTATGGCACCGAAGAGCAGAAAAACCGCTATCTACCCGGGCTTGCCCGTGGTGAAGAGATCCCATGTTTCGCACTGACCAGCCCGGAAGCTGGCTCTGATGCCGGATCAATCCCAGATACAGGCGTAGTCTGTATGGGAGAATGGCAAGGTGAACAAATTCTCGGTATGCGCCTGACCTGGAACAAACGTTATATCACACTTGCACCTATCGCCACCGTACTCGGTCTGGCTTTCAAACTGTCCGACCCTGACCATTTATTGGGTGATACAGAAGAATTGGGCATTACCTGTGCATTGATCCCGACCAATGTACCAGGAGTAGAAATTGGTCATCGCCATTTCCCACTGAATATTCCATTCCAGAATGGCCCGACTCGCGGTAAAGATATCTTTGTTCCGATCGACTATATTATTGGCGGGCCAAAAATGGCCGGACAAGGCTGGCGTATGCTGGTTGAGTGTCTGTCTGTTGGCCGCGGTATCACTCTGCCATCAAATGCAACCGGCGGTTTGAAAAGCGTTGCGATGGCAATTGGTGCATACTCTTATATCCGCCGCCAATTTAAAATGCCAATTGGTAAAATGGAAGGGATTGAAGAACCACTAGCACGCATTGCCGGTAACACCTATTTGATGGATGCCGCTTCAACACTTGCAACAACCGGTATCATGCTAGGTGAAAAACCCTCTGTGTTATCCGCTATCGTGAAATATCACTGTACTCACCGAGGCCAACGCTCAATTATTGACGCAATGGATATTGCCGGTGGTAAAGGTATCTGCCTTGGTCCATCCAACTTCCTTGCTCGCGCTTATCAAGGTGCACCTATCGCCATTACCGTTGAAGGTGCCAATATTCTGACCCGTAACATGATTATCTACGGTCAGGGAGCTATCCGCTGCCATCCTTATGTACTTGACGAAATGGCCGCGGTTGAAAATAACCGTATTAAAGATTTTGATAAGGCACTGTTTAGCCACCTTGGTCACGTTGCTAGTAACACGTTACGCAGCTTCTGGCTTGGCTTAACCAATGGCCGCACCAGCAGCACACCGGTCAATGATGCAACACGCCGTTACTATCAGCAATTAAACCGCCTGAGCACCAACCTTGCGCTATTATCAGATGTGGCAATGGGGGTATTAGGTGGTAGCCTGAAACGCCGTGAACGTGTCTCCGCCCGTCTTGGAGATGTTTTGAGTCAAACCTATCTGGCTTCCGCGACATTAAAACGCTATGAAGATGAAGGTCGTCAAAAAGAAGATTTGCCGCTAGTTCAGTGGGCCGTTCAAGATAGTTTGTATCAGGCAGAACAGGCGATAGATAACTTACTGAGTAACTTCCCGAATCGTCTGGTTGCCGGTCTGATGCGTGTTATTGTCTTCCCTCTAGGGCGTGTACACTCAGCACCATCTGACCATCTGGATCACAAACTGGCCCAGATCTTACAGCAACCTTCGGCTACCCGTGATCGCATTGGCCGAGGTCAATATCTGACACCAAACGAGCACAATCCTCACGGATTATTGGAAGAAGCGCTGCACGATATTATTGCCGCAGAACCGATCCACGCCCGTTTGAGTCGCGAAGCAGGTAAGCGTCTTGGCTTTACTCGCCTGGATAAACTGGCAGAACAGGCACTCGCAGAACGTAAGATCACGCCAGACGAGGCCGCAATTCTAAAACGTGCGGAAGCAAGCCGTCTGCGTTCTATTAATGTCGATGAGTTTGAACCAGAAGCGCTGGCTGTTCCTGCCCGCGTTGAAAAACTGAGAACAGAAGCCGCCTGA
- a CDS encoding L,D-transpeptidase family protein: MKKIAAFPAIITIILLLFSSFTPVYTQDTLVQLQQNFPVQPGSPVFIQIFKEERILELYTKNSHGSYQLSKSYPICNYSGGLGPKTTEGDLKSPEGFYRVKTHQLNPNSRYYRSINLGFPNEYDKFRGYSGNYLMIHGECKSVGCYAMTNGYMDEIYHYVESALLRGQYEINISIYPFRMTPQNMLRHRSSSHYMFWLQLQPAYEYFAKNHQPATVSIINGQYVVNATPEKSPLLQHQSQYAFTKMK; the protein is encoded by the coding sequence ATGAAAAAAATTGCGGCTTTTCCTGCAATAATTACAATAATATTGTTGTTATTTAGTTCATTTACTCCTGTCTATACTCAGGATACTTTAGTGCAATTGCAGCAAAATTTCCCTGTGCAGCCTGGCTCTCCTGTCTTTATCCAAATATTCAAAGAAGAGCGGATATTGGAGCTTTATACTAAAAATAGTCATGGAAGCTACCAACTGTCTAAAAGCTACCCCATCTGTAATTACTCTGGCGGCCTTGGTCCCAAAACCACAGAAGGTGATCTGAAAAGCCCGGAAGGCTTCTATCGTGTAAAAACCCATCAACTTAATCCAAATAGTCGGTATTACCGATCTATTAATCTCGGCTTTCCAAATGAATACGATAAATTCAGAGGCTATTCCGGCAACTATTTAATGATCCACGGAGAGTGTAAATCTGTCGGTTGCTATGCGATGACTAATGGTTATATGGATGAGATCTACCATTATGTAGAAAGTGCATTATTGCGCGGGCAATATGAAATTAATATCAGTATTTATCCATTCAGAATGACACCACAGAATATGCTACGCCATCGTTCATCCTCCCACTATATGTTTTGGTTACAATTACAGCCGGCTTATGAATATTTTGCAAAAAATCACCAGCCAGCAACGGTCAGCATCATTAACGGCCAATATGTGGTTAATGCTACACCTGAAAAATCACCACTTTTGCAGCATCAATCACAATATGCGTTCACCAAGATGAAATAG
- a CDS encoding class II glutamine amidotransferase: protein MCELLGMSANVPTDICFSLGGLIQRGGHTGPHKDGWGITFYEGRGCRTFKDHQPSYNSPVARFVQEYPIKSRVVVSHIRQANRGNVTLENTHPFIREMWGRNWTYAHNGQLRGYRQLETGQYRPVGQTDSEHAFCWILQQLSQKYPRTPSNWPKVFRFIASLADELSKKGVFNMLLSDGRFMMAYCSTNLYWITRRAPFGKAKLLDQDIEIDFQQHTQPDDVVSVIVTQPLTGNEAWNRIEPGRYALFHLGERIL from the coding sequence ATGTGTGAGTTACTTGGCATGAGTGCAAATGTGCCAACAGATATCTGCTTTAGTTTAGGTGGCTTGATTCAGCGAGGTGGTCATACTGGGCCCCATAAAGATGGTTGGGGGATCACTTTTTATGAGGGGCGGGGCTGTCGCACATTTAAAGATCATCAACCAAGTTACAATTCACCCGTTGCCCGCTTTGTACAAGAGTATCCGATTAAATCTAGAGTGGTGGTTTCTCATATCCGGCAGGCTAATCGCGGTAATGTTACGTTGGAAAATACTCATCCTTTCATCCGTGAGATGTGGGGGCGCAACTGGACTTATGCCCATAATGGGCAGCTTCGGGGCTATCGGCAGCTTGAAACGGGTCAGTATCGTCCCGTTGGGCAAACTGATAGCGAACATGCTTTTTGCTGGATTTTGCAGCAACTTTCACAAAAATACCCAAGAACCCCCTCCAATTGGCCTAAGGTTTTTCGTTTTATCGCTTCACTAGCAGATGAGCTCAGCAAAAAAGGCGTATTTAATATGTTGTTGTCAGATGGGCGTTTTATGATGGCATATTGTTCAACCAACCTTTATTGGATTACCCGTCGGGCGCCGTTTGGAAAAGCGAAACTTCTGGATCAAGATATTGAAATTGATTTTCAACAACATACACAGCCGGATGATGTTGTTTCTGTCATTGTTACTCAACCTTTAACGGGTAATGAAGCTTGGAATCGTATTGAGCCGGGTCGCTATGCACTATTTCATCTTGGTGAACGCATATTGTGA
- a CDS encoding LysR family transcriptional regulator translates to MPSCSWRHIEIFHAVMTTKNLTEAAILLQTSQPTVSRELARFEHLIKFKLFDRVKGRLHPTAQGLRLFEEVQRSYYGLERIMNAADNIRKFQHAQLSIACLPVFSQSLLPKVCHHFIRQYPETNLTIIPQESPLLEEWLSAQRHDLGLTEHLQTPPGTQRETLITLNEICVLPAAHPLSHKPLLTPEDFSEQNFISLSITDSYRQLIDGIFAEHHIRRRMIMETHSAASVCAMVREGIGISIVNPLTVLDYLESHGKSEICARPFSINIPFTVSLIKPIHRPSSAPVDTFIEHLKAQIALFPQKLKSAFQH, encoded by the coding sequence ATGCCTTCTTGTTCATGGCGCCATATTGAAATCTTCCATGCAGTAATGACGACAAAAAATCTGACAGAAGCGGCTATTTTATTACAAACATCACAACCAACCGTCAGTCGTGAATTAGCACGATTCGAGCATCTAATAAAATTCAAACTATTTGACCGAGTAAAAGGCCGCCTGCATCCGACAGCACAAGGATTACGCCTTTTTGAAGAAGTTCAGCGCTCTTATTATGGACTCGAAAGAATAATGAATGCGGCTGACAATATACGTAAATTTCAACATGCTCAGCTTTCCATTGCCTGCCTGCCAGTATTTTCTCAATCACTATTACCGAAAGTTTGCCATCACTTCATCCGTCAATATCCTGAGACTAATTTAACAATCATTCCACAGGAATCACCGCTACTGGAAGAGTGGCTTTCAGCTCAACGCCATGATCTGGGTTTGACAGAACATTTGCAGACACCACCGGGTACACAGAGAGAAACACTGATCACGCTGAATGAAATTTGCGTATTGCCCGCTGCTCACCCTCTCAGTCATAAGCCGCTATTGACTCCAGAAGATTTCAGCGAACAAAATTTCATCAGCCTTTCAATAACGGATAGCTACCGTCAGCTCATTGATGGAATATTCGCAGAACACCATATTCGCCGTCGCATGATTATGGAAACTCACAGTGCTGCATCAGTATGTGCAATGGTGCGCGAAGGCATTGGTATTTCGATTGTCAACCCACTGACCGTACTCGATTATCTAGAGAGTCACGGCAAATCTGAAATATGCGCTCGCCCATTTAGTATTAACATTCCTTTTACTGTCAGCCTGATAAAACCCATTCACCGCCCTTCTTCTGCCCCAGTTGATACTTTTATTGAACACCTAAAAGCACAAATTGCTCTGTTTCCTCAGAAACTAAAGTCAGCTTTTCAGCATTAG
- the lysA gene encoding diaminopimelate decarboxylase, with protein MSTTFTPNFTRNNCPNLIPESLGRLPETYGTPLWVYDSETIIQKINLLCQFDVVRFAQKACSNTHILRLMREYGVKVDAVSLGEIERALRAGFCPGQEVSDIIFTADLIDVSTLQRVTELDIPVNAGSIDMLEQIGQYKKGHPVWLRINPGFGHGHSQKTNTGGENSKHGIWYQNLPQAIEKIRHYGLKLLGLHMHIGSGVDYHHLASVCNAMVEQVILCGEDIQAISAGGGLSTPYHQGDERINIAHYFGLWDDARKRIEQHLGHKIELEIEPGRFLVAESGVLMTEVRAVKQMGNRNYVLVDAGFNDLMRPVMYGSYHHISVLPADGRKIEQLPLRETLVAGPLCESGDIFTQVEGGGIAPRALPPVQVGDYLVFHDTGAYGASMSSNYNSRPLISEVLFVNGKPQLIRRRQTIEELLALEEVSCASTS; from the coding sequence ATGAGTACTACTTTTACTCCCAATTTTACCCGTAATAATTGTCCTAATCTGATACCGGAGAGTTTGGGTCGTCTGCCAGAAACGTATGGTACTCCATTATGGGTTTACGATAGTGAAACAATTATCCAAAAAATCAATTTGTTATGTCAATTTGATGTGGTCAGGTTTGCTCAGAAAGCGTGTTCTAATACTCACATTTTACGCCTGATGCGTGAGTATGGTGTGAAAGTTGATGCCGTTTCGCTAGGGGAAATTGAACGTGCTTTACGGGCCGGGTTTTGTCCAGGGCAAGAAGTGTCAGATATCATTTTCACTGCTGATTTAATCGATGTGTCGACGCTGCAAAGAGTAACCGAATTGGATATTCCGGTTAATGCGGGTTCTATCGATATGTTGGAACAGATTGGTCAATATAAAAAAGGGCATCCGGTGTGGTTGCGGATTAATCCTGGGTTTGGTCATGGTCATAGCCAGAAGACGAATACCGGGGGTGAAAACAGTAAACATGGTATTTGGTACCAGAATCTTCCTCAGGCAATTGAAAAAATCCGCCACTATGGATTGAAATTGCTTGGTTTACATATGCATATTGGCTCTGGTGTTGATTATCATCACCTTGCCAGTGTATGTAATGCGATGGTTGAACAGGTTATTCTTTGTGGTGAAGATATTCAGGCAATTTCAGCCGGTGGAGGTTTATCGACTCCTTATCATCAGGGAGATGAACGAATCAATATCGCTCATTATTTTGGGTTGTGGGATGATGCTCGTAAAAGAATTGAGCAGCATTTGGGTCATAAAATTGAGTTGGAAATTGAACCGGGGCGTTTTTTGGTTGCGGAATCTGGCGTTTTGATGACAGAAGTTCGGGCGGTTAAGCAGATGGGGAACCGTAATTATGTTCTGGTGGATGCGGGGTTCAATGACTTAATGCGTCCAGTAATGTATGGCAGTTATCACCATATCTCGGTTTTGCCTGCTGATGGACGTAAGATTGAGCAATTGCCATTGCGGGAAACGTTAGTTGCGGGGCCGTTATGTGAATCCGGTGATATCTTTACGCAGGTTGAGGGCGGTGGAATTGCGCCAAGAGCATTGCCACCTGTTCAAGTTGGCGACTATTTAGTTTTTCATGACACTGGTGCCTATGGTGCGTCAATGTCTTCCAATTACAATAGCCGTCCGCTTATCTCTGAAGTGTTGTTTGTTAATGGTAAGCCTCAATTAATTCGTCGCCGTCAAACGATTGAAGAGTTGTTAGCATTGGAAGAAGTATCTTGTGCCTCTACGTCATAA